The genomic segment CAACCCTCCCCTCCAGAAAGAAAAATAGATAAAAGTGTGCAGTGTGCCGTCCATCCTGGTTTGTGCAGGGCACCGTTAAAGTGTCTCAGATTCATGCTCCCTATGACATTCCCCGCGTGGCCACACTGGCACCTGGCAGGGCTACTGGCTACCCGTCAATGGGCATGGACTGCTCAAAGTCCGATCCGAAGAGCTCCTTGTATAACGGGGGAAAGTGGGAACGCACAATGTCTGGGTATATTGCTTTGAAAGCCGTCAACTTCTCTGTATGCCTGCTGCACAGCGCTCGCAGTGTTGACACTTTGCATATCAACTGtgtgagaaaagaaaagagacagGCTGTTATTTAGATTCACAGTAAGGCAAGGACATGGAGATACGCTAAAGAAAAACATCTCTAAATTCACTTTCACACAGGGGCAAACAGACTGGTAAATATTGATACAGGCACTCAAGCAGGGGAAACCTTGACACTTCTTATGGAGCTTGCATGCCATTGTTACATATCTTCTCATCTCTGCTCAAAAATATGAACTTAGTTTAGCTTGCGTATGCTGCCAACCATGAAATCTACTGCTTGATTTTCATACAATAATGGATCACTGCATTACTGTAAACAATATTTTTCAGAGTTCAGGAGAGGTTTCGATAATCCAGCTGAGTTCAGGTCTTTATAGTGTCCCTTATAGATGACAGATACAGTTAGAGTAGGTGTATGGGTGTGAGGTGTACCTTGGTGAGTATGCCATCCTCTCTGTGGTTCTTCTGCAGGACATGCTGCAGTGCCAGCTGGATCTTCTGCTGGAGTTTCTCCACCTTCACCTTCTCCTGGAGCCAGGACCGGTCTACACAGAGAATAAGAAACACACTCATTATCAGCACTGCAATGTTTACAGAATCTACAGTTGAtgaatacactgagtataccaaacattaggaacaccttccaaatggctcacatcaacaccattatcccagaaacctagactcactccaattcgcataccgtcctaacagatgatgcaatctcaattgcacgccacactgcccttttccaccaggacaaaaggaacacctatgcgagaatgctgttcattgactacagctcagcattcccacaaagctcatcactaagctaaggaccctgggactaaacacctccctctgcaattggatcctggacttcctgacgggtcacgcccaggtggtaagagtaggcaacaacacatctgccacgctgatcctcaacaaggaggcccatcaggggtgcgtgcttagtccccacctgtactccctgttcacccacgactgcgtggccaagcacaaccaacaccatcattaagtttgagtACAACACaatgtggtaggcctgatcaccgacaatgatgagacagcctacagtgacttgcgaaactattcaccccccttggcatttttcatattttgttgccttacaacctggaattaaaatgtatttcttgGGGTGTTTGTATTATTGATTTACACAATATGCCtatcactttgaagatgcaaaatcctttttattgtaaaaaaaacacaagaaataataagaaaaaaaaacagaagacatgagcgtgcataactattcacccccccaaagtcaatactttgtagagcctacttttgcagcaattacagctgcaagtctcttggggtatgtctctgtaagcttggcacatctagccattgggatttttgcccattctttaaggcaaaactgctccagctccttcaagttggatgggttccgctggtgtacagcaatctttaagtcatactacaaattctcaattggattgaggtctgggctttgactaggccattccaagacatgtaatgtttccccttaaaccactcgaatgttcctttagcagtatgcttagtgtcaatgtcctgctggaaggtgaacctccatcccagtctcaaatctctggacgACAAACAGGCTTCCCTCAAGAATATCCCTGTATTTactgccatccatcattccttcaattctgaccaatttcccagtccctgccgatgaaaaacatcatcacagcatgatgctgccacccccatgcttcactgtggggacagtgttctcggggtgaagagaggtgttgagtttgcgccagacagcattttccttgatggccaaaaagctctgtctcatctgaccagagtaccttctatatgtttggggagtctcccacatgtcttTTAGCGAACACCAaacctgtttgcttattttttttctttaagcaatggcttttttctgccactcttcagtaaagcccagctctgtggtgtgtacagcttaaagtggtccgatggacagatactccaatctccactatggagctttgcagctccttcagggttatctttggtctctttgttgcttctctgattaattccctccttgcctggtgAGCGGACCTCACTTGGTagctttgttgtggtgccatattctttccattttctaataatggatttaatggtgctccgtgggatgttcaaagtttctgatatgttTTTATAACTAAACCCTGATCTGTacatctccacaactttgtccctgacctgtttggagagctccttggtgttcatggtgccgcttgcttggtggtgccccttgcttagtggtgttgcagactctggggcctttcagaacaggtgtatatatactgatcatgtgacacttaaactCCAACTGTGTGCAATcaaactaattatgtgacttctgaaggtaattggttgcaacagatcgtatttaggggcttcatggcaaatacatatgcatgcaccacttttccatttttcatttctcttcaccaatttggactattttgtgtatgttcattacatgaaatccaaataaaaatcaatttaaattacaggtaatttaacaaaataggaaaaatgccaagggggatgaatacttttgcaaggcactgtatagggaggaggtcagagacattgtagtgtggtgccaggacaacaacctctccctcaatgtgctgatcatggactacaagaaaaggccaaacaggcccccattaacattgacggggctgaagtggagcgggtcgagagcttgaagttccttggtgtccacatcaccaacaaactatcatggtccaaacacaccaagactgtggtgaagagggcacgacaatgcctattccccctcagaagaatgaaaagatttgccatggaccccagatcatcaaaaggttctacagctacaccctCGAGAGCATTCTGAGCGGTTGCATcaatgcctggtatggcaactgctcggcattcgacagtaaggtgctacagaaggtagtgcgtacggctcaatacatcactggggccaacattcctgccatccaggacctctatactaggcggtgtcagagtaaggcccaaaaaattgtcaaagactccagtcacccaagtcatagactgttctctctgctattgcATGGCaggcggtaccagagtgccaagtctaggtccaaaaggctccttaactgcTTTTACCCccaataagactgctgaacaattaatcaaatggccacccagactatttgcattgacacccccctccttggttttacactgctgctacttgctgttcaTTATCTACTTTACCCCTACCCACacgtacaaatgacctcgactaacctgtatcctcgcagattgactcggtaccggtattcccggtatatagccttgttattgttagtGTATTGTGTTACATATtttctaaataaactaaagtttaaaaaaagtattttcttcaaactgcattgttggttaagggcttgtaagtaagtatttcacggtaagatctacacctgttgtattcggcacatgtgacaaacaaaatttgatttgatttaatattgagttgcacccacttttgccctcgtcggggcatggactctacaaggtgtcgaatgcgttctacagggatgctggcccatattgactccaatgcttctcacagttgtgtcaagttggccggatgtcttttgggtggtggatcattcttgatgtATAAGGGAAactgtgttgcagttcttgacacaaaccggttcgcctggcacctactaccatacccctttcaaaggcacttattaAGTCTTTCCCTGTGAATGGCACAAtgtttaaaaatcattctttaacatgtctcccccccttcatctacactgatttaagtggatttaacaagggatCGTaactttcatctggattcacttggtcagtctatgtcatggaaagaacaggtgtccttaatgtttcgtcaactcagtgtatgttgtACTCAGCAACACTCAGTAATCAGATAAACTGATTTCTCGCTTCTGTGTCTAATTGAGGGACATGCTGGATGGATGGTGTTCAATGGAATGCTGTTTGGAGAAGTTTCAGGGCAAGAGGGTACATTAGAGACCATGCAGTGTGTATCTGCAAATCTGTCATTTCTTGTACTGCGAACGACACCTACCTGCAGACATCAACACGAACGCGGAGAACAGGGCGATCTCATCCTCAGACAGGTGCATAGAACACAAGTTCTTCCCAAACTCGAAGACGGAGCTGATCAAATCGTCACAGCCTGCCACAGCaaaggacacagacacagagacagtgggTTGGGGATGAGGGTGAGGCAGACCAAAGAGCAAGTCACACTCTTGATCTTTATTGGGAGAGaggcacacaggcagagaggggagaggtgcaGTGCACTGACAGCACAGGGGAGTGTCTGAGGCTTTTACGACATCCCTCCCCGACAAGTCCCATTCTGGCAGTTGGGTGGAATTACGCAACATGGAATGAGGTCACAAATTAGTCTTTTAGTTAGATAAATTATTGGGGTTGTGAGAGACAGGCTAATGCCAGCTAATGCCAGTGCAACTCTGGAGCCCCATCACTCTGCTGCCTCCCCTGTTCCGGCCCCAAGCCTCTCCATTCTGGagcactgtctgtctgactgactgactgaggacaCTGGAAGGCTTGTTTGGGAAGCCACATTCAAGACACTGAATAGCACAGCACTGTTCCTCTTCAGTCTTGCACACACGCATGAACGTGCATGCAcaacgcacacacagacagaccggtTTATGCATTCACACTATGCTTTCACACCGGTGCTAGGACACATTAATTTCCTCCAAAGGCATTTGGATGCACGGGAGAATGCACTGTAGAGAGTCTTAGTAATGTCATGGCATTCAAAAGCAAATGCTATTTGCTTCCACCTGAGATATTCTATGGCTGACTTTCAATGATGGTTTTGATATAACTCTCCCAAAGGGCATTCAATCTGGCTTTATTTATTGCAGCCTAACAGGAGTTATATGGAGCAGCAGTGATTCAGTAAGAATGTTATTCTGCCATATGTATccactggggagaggagagagccaggTGAGGCAGGGATGAGTTCTCAGTGTTAGCTTCCTGGCTCTCATTACAACTTTGTCTGTTATAAAGCAATGCAAGCTTGTGCAAATaagtgctacacacacacacaagctcacatttGCAGACACACTtgcgcacacacacgtgcacagcaTTGGACTCTTGCAGCACTTACCTAATGACTTAAACACATCGGGCCCAGCATACTTTCCATCGAAATAGACTGTGTTGTTTTGAGAGTCGAAGGCACGGCACATTCTGACAAACACAACCTCCAAAGAGCCTGCAGAGGAGACAGAAATACCATAATGCAAAATTCTTCTCTTCCACAGATCGAGTTAGAGTTGCCAGTCTTGCATCACTAGGCCCAACACACCATATGCAATATTTTATCGTTTTTCCTCCTTCATTTGTGTGTTATACCCCCGATTCCTTTTAAACAGAAACCCATGACATAAAAGACTGGAACTAGTAATAACATTACATTTATATACTGAAAATTGTTACCCCAATAAAAAAGGATAGTGAAACACAATGCTGTATACGGCTGTGCTGTGTGGGACTGGATTGGAGGATAAAAGAGGTGTAATAGAAAATATTAGTGCACTTTATGAGATGGCACTGGTTTAAAATGTCACATGAGACAAGAGATCTCTGTCGCCATTTCCTTATTAATATTGGCAATGCTAATGCATATAAAAACCCAGGGAAAACTGAGATAAATACCCATGGGAGGCGGATgggtttgtctatttctttgtgtacgtatgtgtgtgtgttcttgtgtgtgtgcattgagAAGCTATTAGTTTGGGCAGATATCATCAacggcagagcagagagaggaggcagccTTCATGATAGCTAGTGTCTCAGCTCAGCAACACTGTAGTCCCTTTAATGCCTATAAGCCGGAATACTGTTATTCTGTAAtgagcagagagacagggacatagagggacagagacacagaaggaAAGAGACACAGATGAGCTGTGGAACAGAGGGAGAAAGCAGGCAGGGTGGAGCCTCCTGGCTCTgtgacacacacagtcagtatgTGAGGGAGGCTTTGTATAGTCAGGTCAGCTATGCCCTTGTGACAACGCCTGAGGGGGGTGAAGGGGGATGTGGGAGAGAGACGGCAGTGGGCCGTGTTGACGGGCTGTCATACCTGCTTTCAGAAGCACTATCTGATCGTTCTGACACAGCTCCATGAAGCCGTCGATGCGCTTGGCAAACTCCACCACGTACTGGATGGCCTCTGTGATTTTGATAGCACACAGCTGCCACATGACCTCCCGGGGctagggggaatgagagagaaaagGCTTATCTGGTGTAGAAAAGGACGGGATGGAATTAGCTAGttgggtcgttccacgaaatgACTCCCTTTTGGGTAGTGTAACTTGAAGAGCACATGTTTTCCCTAGTAAGAGGTTAAAtaagaggttaaataaatacaaataccatAGTTGAatggaatggaagcttgttgtgtgcaacagggaggtgCAATTGAACGCTTCAAATAATATTTtcaattgttaaaacatttctagcctgtctatctatgggtaacaggtttGACGTGttcttttaacctttatttaactaggctagtcaattcttatttacaaccggggaacagtaggttaacggCCTTGTTATGCTCGAaccgctcagttttccaccacaaaacaccagaaaatgtcaAAAAATAGTAGAACCAGCttacctgcttttacactatgatttgactatcaGATCTTCAATGTTCATTTTCAATGTTTCAAATTGtatttaaaaaggaatagttgtacaagagttcagttcacatactgtaacagggttgaccttaaaatgaggaaCGGATTTTTTGCACCttaaaatgtatcaataaacacatgaaataaataatcttCAGAAAGGACTTTGTCAAACCAACAAAAcacaatgatggtgaaaatgtGGAGAAATGTTTGGGAttatcttcctagaagtcacagaatTCATACAGAGGGaaatgtcaaaatgctgaattttggcatttagcaagtctttattcatatgaAAAACCTGATTTATTGAATTTTCCatatggtctatattaaaggCCACTTTGTTTAATATATTACGGGATTTAAAATTCAATATGAGTGCACGATTTCTACTTAATATacctgtatatacactgagtatacaaaactttaagaacaccttcctaatattgagctgcaTCCCCCCtccaaggtgtcgaaagcattatacagggatgcaggcccatgttgactccaatgctttccacaattgtgtaaagttggctggatgtccttggtggatcattcttgatacacacaggaaattgatgagtgtgaaaaacccagcagctttgcagttcttgacacaaaccggtgtgcctggcacctcctaccatacccagttcaaagtaacttaaatcttttgtcttgcccattcaccctctgaatggcacacatacaggatccatgtttcaattgtctcatggcttaaaagtattatttaacctgtctcttccccttaaTCTACATTAAATAAAGTGTATTTAACagttgacatcaataagggatcatagctttcacctggtcagtctgtcatggaaagagcaggtgtcctaatgttttgtatactcaaagggatgcaaaagggACTCATTTTGTGGAAAGACCCAggagttgtgttgtgttatgtttgCAGAACAGTGAGTACTGTTCATATGGTCGTGATACTGGTGATGGAAGGTGGAAGTTTACCATACCTTGGTCTGGtagctctccatctcctcctgcaGGAAGGCCTGCCAGGTCATCTGCTGCAGCTCCTCTCTCAGGTACTGACACGTCTCCATGTGGGACTTGGAGATGTTCTGGGCCAGGTGCTCTGCAACACAACCACattgcacagcacagcacagcacatcaGAACAGTGTCAGACCTGAATGCTGCTCCCAGGGAATGGGAAGACCTCACAGATGAACTACACCATATAAAAATACAATTTATTTACTGAGCTTTCAACTAGGAGGAGGAGAGTGTGGCCTTTTTTTTGACTGGGAAGAGGCTTGTTGACATTTCCTTTTACTGCCTCCAGGAAGCTCCCAGCTGAAGCTTCAGTCAAACCCAATCTAGCTGTGACCCAAacagagggggaggtggggcAGTCAGCCGCACAATATTACTCACTGAAACAAAGGTCACATTTGCTCAGAGAGAAATATTGAGTATAAAAATGTAAATGATTTTGAAAACACATCTGTTAAAAGGAGTTTCAAGGCACAGGGGAGCCTAAAAAAATGATTTCCCCAGATGAGTGCCCTGCTGGATCCTGATTGGCCCTAATTAATGGAAACTAATTACAAAAAAGAGGCTATTTTAATGAGTGTTGGAGATGAGTCTCCAACCTCCTGCTATTTTAAGAAACCTTTGTGTCGTTTGCCCCACGGTTGAGttgttctccccctcctcccgtcTCCCCCTGCTCCTCACCTAGCTCAGCCATGGACACGGTGGGGGATGTCTCTCCGTTGGTAAAGGAGCAGTAGGGGAAGAAGCCTGAGCCGGGGGCGAAGTCGCAGATGGGCTCAGGCTTGATGCCATTGATGTCCAGGCCGGACTGGTCAGGGGAGGGCTGGATGTCCAGGTAGAAGCTGCTGACTGCTGAGTCGGGCTTGTTGCCATCGGGGGTGTGGCTGTCCATATAGCCACTGAGGTCATCGTGGAGCTCTGTGAGGCCATTGGCCGAGAGGCCGTAGGTGGGTGTGAGTGGCTCGGCCTCGCCGGGCTGCTGCTGGTGGTCACGCTGCGCCTGCTGCAGCCGGTGTTTCTGCACCTCCGCATACAGGCTGTCCCGCTGCTTCTTCGACATGCGCCCAAACTTCACCGCtgtaggtgagagagggagggagagagcagacacTCCTTTACTACTGAAACTGACATAACACTGGCCTGTGTCTCAAGTTTAGCCTGTCTATAACAGGTAAGGAGATGTATGTGTTTCAGTGGGTATTAGCGAAACCTTAAACACTAACATCTTTATTGCATAAAAACTCCAACAAGGGAGCAACCTACAGTAAGCCCGAATTAGTCACAGCCTACGGGGCAACTCATACCCATTTCAGACAGAAGATTTATCTGTAAAAATACAATGCAATGTATATACGAACCCCTTTCAAACAGCCCCTTATTTACAATTTTCTTGCAGATACACCCATTTCATACATATCAGTGGGAAACTGGCAAAttgggaggggtgggggtgttcaaatcaaataaaatgttattggtcacatacacatggttagcagatgttattgcagtgtagcgaaatgcttgtgcttctagttccgacagtgtagcaatatctaacaagtaacatctaacaattccacaacaactacctaatacacacatctaagtaaaggaataagaatatataaatataaatatatggatgagcaacgtcagagcagcataggctaggatgcaatagatagtatagaatacagtatatacatatgagtaatgtaagatatgtaaacattattaaagtgacattattaaatTAACTAGTGTTCCAGTTATTAAAGTAGcgaatgatttcaagtctgtactgtatgtactgtaggcagCAGCCTGCCTCTCTGTGCTACTGATAAACCATTGGGGGCGTTTTGCATTTCAAATTAGAGAGGTGTTAAACAATGGACGTGTTAATTTATTTACTGGGAAAAAAAGCTGAGAACtattcacacagacctgatacctgtatTTTGGTTACACAATTGAGAAAATGGAGGAACCAGGATTAGGCCTTTAGGTGGCTTTAATTGACCATTTTTACCCCTACCCCTTACAGGTATACCAAAAAGCTGACAGAAAAAGCAGGCATGGTAAAATAATGAGATCTTGGTTTGTGTATGACAGGGATATCAGATACAAGACAGGCTTTGTGTTTCACGGAGTCCTGCAGACTAAACAGAGCTGGTCATGAGAGTGAGCCCCCCTCTCAGACAGTGTTCTGGGGACTGAACATTTAGATTTTTGCCCATTGCATACACAGcttattcaaataatcaaagctagAATATGAgctggttatttgaatcagctgtgtagtgctagggcaaagtTGGGGAAACCCTGGTCTAGACCATAATTCTCAACTCtgacccccctcctcccccatagACACTCACCTGTGTGCTCCCATCCCCCCGCCTCACCTGCACCAGTCCAGCACTAATGAAACCTCCTAACCACCCTCTATTCATCAGACCTACTTTCTGTCACACCTGCCAACTTACCCCCACGGCCACGCCAATTACTAGTGGAACGTACACAGGCAGCGACATCACTGACGTTTGTCTAGACCACCATTTCCTACTCTAACCACATTAAGAGTGATGTCCGTTATGATATAACAATCTGTTACATCTATTGGTAATTCAGTCAGAGCATATTCCAGTTGTTCTACTTGTCTATAATGTTCTATTCACTTTCATGGGTTGTTCTGCCTTAGAAGCATGTCTGTCCCCTCCTGTCGACTAGACGCTGTACGTACCATCCCGTGACATGCCCACTGCCAGACACTTCTGCAGCCGGCAGTGCTGGCAGCGGTTGCGGCTGGTGCGGTCGATCAAGCAGTTCTTCTGACGGGGGCATGAGTAGGCCGCATTGCTCTGTTGACTCCTCCTGAAGAAGCCCTAAGaccggagagagggagggggagaccgCACTGATTATAATATTAACCACAGTGGCCCTGCTGTATCCAATGACTGATTGGCTTTTATTCCTGTAAACATAAAAGGATCTTGTGTTTCACTGGGTACTTATTGAGAGAGATGAAGCCGACAATATTCATCACTATGGAGGGTACTGTCGCTGAAATAAATGTACAAGAATACTGCCATGCCAGTGCTTTGCAGGCTATTGAGTTCTAGTGTCAGTTGTATAAAGCTCTATGTTGTTTTATTGAAGGAGTGGTGTGTTTTAACAATGTGTACTGCGGGGGGTGGTGTGTTTGGCTGTGATCGTAATGGTAGGCAGTATATTTCTATAGTCTGGGTTATTAGTGTTGATTAACAGGGCTCCAACATGTGCGGCGCTAAAGGATGGCACACAGGATGGCACACGCACCCCGATTGGATTCCTCATCCTTTGACTTAATGAATTGATTCCGGCACATCATTAACATGCCCCACTCCACTGCTCCATACACATATGTCTTAATTAGCTGCTCATTGGCTGTTTAATTACAAGAAAACAGCTGACAGCTGCCAAGTTGCTTCATAATGGCAGCCATTACGGGAGCCTGGCTAGAACTGCTAGTGACAAGCAGCACTCTTTAATAATGCTGTGATTTATGGTCCAAACTCTTGTACTCGCACATATCATTAAATGCCTCTCTGCCTGGAGTAATTAGCAATCATTAAAGATACATTTCAGCAGCTTATTCTTCAGCGTTTTGTTTTTCCCGGCAGCTAGCtcctgtctgagggagagagagagaggcgctcTGAGGAGCAGCTGAATGagcccctgtctctctgtaacaCAGGAGGAAAACAGCAAAGGTGCTGCTGCCTGTCAGAGGAATACTAATGACTCGCCTGGTGACAAGCACAGGATCAAGAATACACTAGAAGCACAAGATACATTCCCCTCAACGTGAATGCCTGGTGTATTTGAAACAGTACAAAAGCTTCAATAAAAGCGGCATACAGCCAACAATCCGTTATAATTCAAAGAACTTCTTCTTTTGATGATTTTATTTCAAGAAAAACAAGCTGCAGCAGAAGGAGAAACACTGAAGCAGCATGTCCCTGGGAAGGGAGGCAGTACAAGGCAGAGGAGTCACTTTGTCCTGCTAATAGTGAGGCTCTGTGATGTCCTCTGTGTGGCTTGACCATTTTAATGACGatgctctctgtgtgtttacatTTTATAGTCTCTCGCAAGATTGTTTAAAAAGTTAGACAACATGTTCAAAGGTATTTCTTTGTAAGTTTCTCCACTTTTtctgcttcctgtctctctcctttccccctaaCACCCACATGTTCGTTTTCTGGGAGCTTACCTTACAGCCTTCGCATGTTATCACACCGTAATGGATGCCTGATGATTTGTCTCCACAGATCTTGCAGGGAATTATTTCGATTTGagctggagagaaaaaaaaaaaatcaacattttgctgTCACAAGTTACAGAACACCACCTTCACCTTGGATGCATGCTGATACATGAAAGAGAACTGTGCTTGAAAAATATCTCATCCATTTGCTTTGAATCCTCACTTCTACACAACACATCGAGTCGTGCATGAAGGAGGCCATTTTAAGTCTTCACTGAGCCACGTGCCAACCACTGTAAACAAAGTGTAAATTTATATTGCA from the Oncorhynchus kisutch isolate 150728-3 linkage group LG4, Okis_V2, whole genome shotgun sequence genome contains:
- the LOC109889362 gene encoding nuclear receptor ROR-alpha A isoform X2, with amino-acid sequence MMYFVISAMKAQIEIIPCKICGDKSSGIHYGVITCEGCKGFFRRSQQSNAAYSCPRQKNCLIDRTSRNRCQHCRLQKCLAVGMSRDAVKFGRMSKKQRDSLYAEVQKHRLQQAQRDHQQQPGEAEPLTPTYGLSANGLTELHDDLSGYMDSHTPDGNKPDSAVSSFYLDIQPSPDQSGLDINGIKPEPICDFAPGSGFFPYCSFTNGETSPTVSMAELEHLAQNISKSHMETCQYLREELQQMTWQAFLQEEMESYQTKPREVMWQLCAIKITEAIQYVVEFAKRIDGFMELCQNDQIVLLKAGSLEVVFVRMCRAFDSQNNTVYFDGKYAGPDVFKSLGCDDLISSVFEFGKNLCSMHLSEDEIALFSAFVLMSADRSWLQEKVKVEKLQQKIQLALQHVLQKNHREDGILTKLICKVSTLRALCSRHTEKLTAFKAIYPDIVRSHFPPLYKELFGSDFEQSMPIDG
- the LOC109889362 gene encoding nuclear receptor ROR-alpha A isoform X1, which gives rise to MESPPDPASDPANSASEPATPARETPVNLETLRKADHPAPVRRQTCSSTNRGGLTNKQGISVTKKTHTSQIEIIPCKICGDKSSGIHYGVITCEGCKGFFRRSQQSNAAYSCPRQKNCLIDRTSRNRCQHCRLQKCLAVGMSRDAVKFGRMSKKQRDSLYAEVQKHRLQQAQRDHQQQPGEAEPLTPTYGLSANGLTELHDDLSGYMDSHTPDGNKPDSAVSSFYLDIQPSPDQSGLDINGIKPEPICDFAPGSGFFPYCSFTNGETSPTVSMAELEHLAQNISKSHMETCQYLREELQQMTWQAFLQEEMESYQTKPREVMWQLCAIKITEAIQYVVEFAKRIDGFMELCQNDQIVLLKAGSLEVVFVRMCRAFDSQNNTVYFDGKYAGPDVFKSLGCDDLISSVFEFGKNLCSMHLSEDEIALFSAFVLMSADRSWLQEKVKVEKLQQKIQLALQHVLQKNHREDGILTKLICKVSTLRALCSRHTEKLTAFKAIYPDIVRSHFPPLYKELFGSDFEQSMPIDG